In the Thermodesulfovibrio yellowstonii DSM 11347 genome, one interval contains:
- a CDS encoding DUF512 domain-containing protein codes for MINKGVKIESILPQSPAYIAGIKAGDKIISINRHPVKDALDLMFYGDEEFIKLIIERDGRKLSFNIHKNALPLGIEVAPFRIKRCVNKCLFCFVEQLPKGLRKSLYVKDEDYRASFLYGNYITLTNLTQKDYERIKKLRLSPLYISVHATDPEIRNALLGNYEAPPIMLELKKLAKIKIRMHTQIVLCPGINDGKILEKTIIELHKLYPYVSSIAIVPVGLTKYHKNGLTPVTKDKAEEVIKIIEMFQKRFRKKHGVSFVYLADEFYIKAEKPFPPLTIYDDLPQIENGVGMVPLFINKIMKLKIPSAKFKKRFVTFTGTSFYPYLIQFIEKLRGKNIPIDVYPIKNNLFGETVSVTGLLNGEDIIKGLASYVEPGDLVLVPDVTMKDSEDMFIDNLKMSDIEKILQVRALKISPEPESLMDAVFKLT; via the coding sequence ATGATAAATAAAGGAGTTAAAATTGAATCCATATTACCCCAAAGTCCTGCTTATATAGCAGGAATAAAAGCAGGAGATAAGATAATTTCAATAAACAGGCATCCTGTCAAAGACGCTCTGGATTTAATGTTTTACGGAGATGAAGAATTTATTAAACTTATAATTGAAAGAGATGGCAGAAAACTAAGCTTTAATATTCATAAAAATGCATTGCCCTTAGGAATTGAAGTAGCACCTTTCAGGATAAAAAGGTGTGTAAACAAATGTTTATTTTGCTTTGTTGAACAACTTCCCAAAGGATTGAGAAAATCTTTGTATGTTAAAGACGAAGACTACAGAGCAAGCTTTCTTTATGGCAACTATATCACATTAACAAATCTTACACAAAAAGACTATGAAAGAATAAAAAAACTCAGACTGAGTCCTCTTTATATCTCTGTTCATGCTACAGACCCTGAGATAAGGAATGCTCTTTTAGGTAATTATGAAGCTCCACCTATTATGCTTGAGCTTAAAAAACTTGCAAAGATTAAAATCAGAATGCATACACAGATAGTATTGTGTCCGGGAATAAATGATGGAAAAATACTTGAAAAAACAATCATAGAGCTTCATAAACTTTATCCTTACGTATCTTCAATCGCCATTGTTCCAGTAGGACTTACAAAATATCATAAAAACGGGCTGACACCTGTAACAAAAGACAAAGCAGAAGAAGTAATTAAAATTATTGAAATGTTTCAGAAAAGATTTAGGAAAAAACACGGAGTCAGTTTTGTTTATCTTGCAGACGAATTTTACATTAAAGCTGAAAAACCGTTTCCCCCTTTAACTATCTATGATGATCTGCCTCAGATTGAAAATGGGGTTGGTATGGTTCCTCTATTTATTAATAAAATAATGAAACTAAAAATACCTTCTGCAAAATTTAAAAAAAGATTTGTGACCTTTACAGGGACTTCTTTTTATCCTTATCTTATCCAGTTTATTGAAAAGCTAAGGGGAAAAAACATTCCCATTGATGTTTATCCTATAAAAAATAATCTTTTTGGTGAAACTGTTTCAGTAACTGGACTCTTAAATGGCGAAGATATAATTAAAGGCTTAGCTTCCTATGTTGAACCAGGAGATTTAGTTCTTGTCCCTGATGTTACAATGAAAGATTCGGAAGATATGTTTATTGATAATTTAAAAATGAGTGATATTGAAAAGATTTTACAGGTTAGAGCCTTAAAAATAAGCCCTGAACCAGAATCTCTTATGGATGCAGTCTTCAAATTGACTTAG
- a CDS encoding CDP-alcohol phosphatidyltransferase family protein — MMANAKIITIPNILTSLRIFLVPFFIIAMNSKDYSLALKIVIVAGLTDSLDGIIARKFNQISKFGIFLDPLADKLLLLSIMITFYINELAPRWFLSVVFIRDAIVAMGWLEMYLRKKKIANPTMLGKISNASQVIIFGYILLSTNFSIPSMPDFGYFLVSFLAIISLFQYILIRLKNDK; from the coding sequence ATGATGGCAAATGCAAAAATAATAACAATTCCCAACATACTAACTTCTCTACGCATATTTCTTGTTCCATTTTTTATCATAGCAATGAACTCAAAAGACTATTCTCTTGCATTGAAAATTGTGATTGTAGCAGGATTAACAGACAGCCTTGATGGAATTATTGCAAGAAAGTTTAATCAAATATCAAAATTTGGAATTTTTCTTGATCCTCTGGCAGACAAACTTCTTCTTTTAAGCATTATGATAACTTTTTATATCAATGAACTTGCTCCCCGATGGTTTCTCTCTGTGGTATTCATAAGGGATGCTATTGTAGCTATGGGATGGCTGGAAATGTATTTAAGAAAAAAGAAAATAGCAAATCCAACAATGCTTGGGAAAATAAGTAATGCTTCGCAGGTAATTATATTTGGTTATATTCTTCTTTCAACAAACTTTTCTATCCCTTCTATGCCTGATTTTGGATATTTTTTGGTAAGTTTTCTTGCTATTATTTCGTTATTTCAATACATTCTTATAAGATTAAAAAATGATAAATAA
- a CDS encoding tetratricopeptide repeat protein → METKEIIKKAEQLRMNGYFKESLKLWKKIYKKAVKNNDVELGLDCLIVIGDLNRILGNFRNAELYYSESIELSDILNNKIAMADALTGLALSKKAMGQWRDALKLIRQARKIYERNKDKKGIAFTFWAEGAIWRFGGRIKKSLQSFYKSLTLFKKLKNNQSLGYVYCGLGGSLRVYGNYEDSMRYYRMANQIFNKIKDRFGMAYSFCGIGNAYRMIGDYKNAEKNFKKAINIYSGIGDIVSSSYTLWSMAMINILRKKYAVALQYIKNSEKNFKKCKDPRGLIYCKLHRGIIHYLNRKKFFAIKYFSEAFNETQKYDFALEKKYAQSLLKGKYTQPYNIP, encoded by the coding sequence ATGGAAACTAAAGAAATAATAAAAAAAGCAGAACAATTAAGAATGAATGGTTATTTTAAAGAATCCCTGAAATTGTGGAAAAAAATTTATAAAAAAGCAGTTAAAAATAATGATGTTGAACTGGGGCTTGATTGTTTAATAGTTATTGGAGACTTAAACAGAATTCTTGGAAACTTTAGAAATGCTGAGCTTTATTACAGTGAATCAATAGAACTTTCAGACATCTTAAACAATAAAATTGCTATGGCAGATGCTTTAACAGGACTCGCGCTTTCAAAAAAGGCAATGGGTCAGTGGAGAGATGCTTTAAAACTTATTAGACAAGCAAGAAAAATTTATGAAAGAAATAAAGACAAAAAAGGCATAGCATTTACATTTTGGGCTGAAGGAGCTATATGGAGATTTGGAGGGAGAATAAAAAAATCATTACAATCCTTTTATAAATCTCTAACACTATTTAAAAAACTCAAAAATAATCAGAGTCTTGGATATGTTTACTGTGGTCTTGGTGGAAGCTTAAGAGTTTATGGTAATTATGAAGATTCAATGAGATATTACAGAATGGCAAATCAAATATTTAACAAAATCAAAGATAGATTTGGTATGGCATACTCTTTTTGTGGCATTGGCAATGCATATAGAATGATAGGAGACTACAAAAATGCTGAGAAAAATTTTAAAAAAGCAATAAATATCTACAGTGGGATCGGAGATATTGTAAGTTCATCATACACTTTATGGAGCATGGCAATGATAAATATTTTAAGAAAAAAATATGCGGTAGCTTTGCAGTATATTAAAAATTCTGAGAAAAATTTTAAAAAATGTAAGGACCCCAGAGGTCTTATATATTGTAAACTTCATAGAGGAATTATTCATTATCTGAACAGAAAAAAATTTTTTGCTATAAAATATTTTTCAGAGGCATTTAATGAAACTCAAAAGTATGATTTTGCTCTTGAAAAAAAATATGCACAAAGCTTGCTTAAAGGTAAATATACTCAACCTTATAATATTCCATAG
- the rpe gene encoding ribulose-phosphate 3-epimerase, protein MTLIAPSILSADFGRLAEEVKHAEQAGADMIHIDVMDGCFVPNITIGPLIVEAVKKATMLPLDVHLMIIQPEKYIEDFVKAGADILTVHVEACPHLHRTVWQIKESGIRVGVSLNPATSLSSIEEIIHDIDLILIMSVNPGFGGQKFIPSTLDKINRAKKMILSNKLQTVIEVDGGVKLENAKKIVQAGADILVMGSAFFKQKDYKKFMKQLRKELYGN, encoded by the coding sequence GTGACACTTATAGCACCATCAATACTTTCTGCTGATTTTGGAAGGCTTGCAGAAGAGGTTAAACACGCAGAACAAGCAGGTGCAGATATGATTCACATTGATGTTATGGATGGATGCTTTGTTCCAAATATAACAATCGGTCCTCTAATAGTGGAGGCAGTAAAAAAAGCAACGATGCTTCCATTGGATGTTCATTTAATGATCATACAGCCTGAAAAATATATTGAAGATTTTGTTAAAGCAGGAGCAGACATTCTTACAGTTCATGTTGAAGCCTGTCCACATCTGCACCGAACAGTATGGCAGATAAAAGAATCTGGTATCAGAGTTGGTGTGTCTTTAAATCCTGCTACTTCTCTCAGTTCAATTGAAGAAATTATTCATGATATTGACTTAATTTTAATTATGTCTGTTAATCCAGGGTTCGGAGGTCAAAAATTTATTCCTTCTACACTTGATAAAATTAATAGAGCTAAAAAAATGATTTTGTCAAATAAACTTCAAACAGTCATAGAAGTAGACGGAGGCGTGAAACTTGAAAATGCAAAAAAAATTGTTCAAGCAGGAGCAGATATTTTGGTTATGGGTTCAGCATTTTTTAAGCAAAAAGACTATAAAAAATTCATGAAACAACTGAGAAAAGAGTTATATGGAAACTAA
- a CDS encoding PASTA domain-containing protein: protein MKKILYIAGAIFAGFLAGYLSLTLFVSGGTIEVPDLRGKDIVQANQILKEKGLYIRIDGEEYSDIPTGTVSRQSLPAGTKVKKGREVGVIMSKGLKFTVFPDVRGVSYEEAEKILNEKGIPIEKVIKIHSNKYPDNIVIAQSPEPQQGGKAIKLIVSIGEKEEEK from the coding sequence ATGAAAAAAATTTTATACATAGCAGGAGCAATATTTGCAGGCTTTTTAGCTGGATATCTTTCTTTAACCCTTTTTGTTTCGGGTGGGACAATAGAAGTTCCTGACTTAAGAGGAAAAGATATTGTTCAAGCAAATCAGATACTCAAAGAAAAAGGACTTTATATAAGAATTGACGGGGAAGAGTATTCCGATATCCCTACAGGAACAGTTTCAAGACAGTCTCTACCAGCAGGAACAAAAGTTAAGAAAGGTAGAGAAGTTGGAGTAATTATGAGTAAAGGATTAAAATTCACAGTCTTTCCAGATGTAAGAGGAGTTTCTTATGAAGAAGCTGAAAAAATTTTAAATGAGAAAGGTATTCCTATTGAAAAAGTTATTAAAATCCATTCAAACAAATATCCTGACAACATAGTTATTGCCCAGTCACCTGAGCCGCAACAAGGAGGGAAGGCTATAAAATTAATTGTCAGCATTGGAGAAAAGGAGGAAGAGAAGTGA
- a CDS encoding transcription antitermination factor NusB, which produces MVYKSPRKVAVEVLNNVVGTKKPLKFALTENILSMFDKADRAFLLEVIYGVLRNLYYIDWLLEDFYKSREKLSMYTINNLRCAIYQLVFMHIPAYAVANETVNVEKSFNGKPNVVNAILRNFLRKYQADEIFRITEQMQTDNKNLSVVYSHPEWLITRWLKRFQLNEVKALLKANNEKPPITIAVKPEERQMIGEYFTQKGFKVSFSKHVASGLIIEGQGYEIRKTLKESPFFWIVQDEASQLVCFLLEPFEGACILDACASPGGKTLLTAALIKKGTIICIENNKKRLENLQENIARVKKFLPDVEIQPILADICQISLKKHLDSLGFNTHKFDRIILDAPCSSTGVIRRNPDVRYRVNEQEIKRLSKTQKLMLENVSQFLVKNGILVYSVCSTEPEEGEEVIESFLQKHDEFSSIKKLRTYPHIDGMDGFFMGKLLRIK; this is translated from the coding sequence ATGGTTTATAAATCACCAAGAAAAGTAGCTGTAGAAGTCTTAAACAATGTAGTAGGAACAAAAAAACCTTTAAAATTTGCCCTTACAGAAAACATCCTTTCAATGTTTGATAAAGCTGATAGAGCTTTTCTGCTTGAAGTTATTTATGGTGTTCTTAGAAATCTCTATTATATAGACTGGCTTTTAGAAGACTTTTATAAAAGTAGAGAAAAACTTTCTATGTACACGATAAATAATCTAAGATGCGCAATTTATCAATTAGTTTTTATGCATATTCCTGCATATGCAGTAGCAAATGAAACAGTAAATGTTGAAAAATCTTTCAATGGTAAACCCAATGTTGTGAATGCTATACTGAGAAACTTTTTAAGGAAATATCAAGCAGATGAAATATTTCGTATAACTGAACAAATGCAGACTGATAATAAAAATCTCTCTGTTGTATACTCACATCCAGAATGGCTTATTACAAGATGGCTTAAAAGATTTCAACTAAATGAAGTTAAAGCACTACTTAAAGCAAACAATGAAAAACCTCCGATTACAATTGCTGTAAAACCTGAAGAAAGGCAAATGATAGGAGAATATTTTACACAAAAAGGGTTTAAAGTCAGCTTTTCAAAACATGTTGCTTCTGGTTTAATAATTGAAGGACAGGGATATGAAATAAGAAAAACTTTAAAGGAATCGCCTTTTTTCTGGATTGTTCAAGATGAGGCTTCTCAGCTTGTGTGTTTTCTTTTAGAACCCTTTGAAGGTGCATGTATTCTTGATGCATGTGCAAGTCCTGGTGGTAAAACGCTTCTTACAGCAGCATTAATTAAAAAAGGAACTATTATCTGTATTGAAAATAATAAAAAAAGGTTAGAAAATTTACAGGAAAATATAGCACGAGTTAAAAAGTTTTTACCTGATGTTGAAATACAACCAATATTGGCAGATATCTGTCAGATAAGTTTAAAAAAACATTTAGATTCCTTAGGCTTCAATACTCATAAATTTGATAGAATTATTCTTGATGCACCTTGCTCTTCAACAGGAGTTATAAGAAGAAATCCTGATGTAAGATATAGAGTAAACGAGCAAGAAATTAAAAGACTTTCAAAAACTCAAAAACTCATGCTTGAAAATGTTTCACAATTTTTAGTTAAAAATGGCATTCTTGTATACTCAGTATGTTCAACTGAGCCTGAGGAAGGAGAAGAAGTAATTGAAAGCTTTTTACAGAAACACGATGAATTTAGTAGTATAAAAAAATTACGGACATATCCACATATAGATGGAATGGATGGATTTTTCATGGGTAAACTTTTAAGAATTAAATGA
- a CDS encoding DUF116 domain-containing protein gives MKAWTHFLRGFILKILYPVLMLAGAFLKSKKPEFQAYIVKLNNLLVMRDNANVKKILLLLPHCIQNSKCDVRLTFDVFKCRRCGNCKIKNLIEIAETYNISIAIATGGTIARKVVKEVRPDAIIAVACERDLSSGIVDTYPIPVIGILNERPFGPCIDTTVSLQKIEDALKWFINHQEK, from the coding sequence ATGAAGGCATGGACTCATTTTCTTAGAGGCTTTATCCTTAAAATTCTATATCCTGTTTTGATGCTTGCAGGAGCATTTTTAAAATCAAAAAAACCAGAATTTCAAGCATATATTGTAAAGCTTAATAATCTTCTTGTTATGCGTGATAATGCAAATGTGAAAAAAATACTTCTTTTGCTTCCTCACTGCATTCAAAACTCAAAATGCGATGTAAGGCTCACATTTGATGTTTTTAAATGCCGCAGGTGCGGAAACTGCAAAATAAAAAATTTAATTGAAATTGCAGAGACTTACAATATCTCAATCGCTATTGCAACAGGAGGGACAATTGCGAGAAAAGTAGTAAAGGAAGTCAGACCTGATGCAATTATCGCAGTTGCCTGTGAAAGAGACCTCTCAAGTGGAATAGTTGATACTTATCCAATTCCTGTTATTGGAATTTTAAATGAAAGACCCTTCGGCCCATGTATTGATACCACAGTAAGTTTACAAAAAATTGAGGACGCACTTAAATGGTTTATAAATCACCAAGAAAAGTAG
- the fmt gene encoding methionyl-tRNA formyltransferase — protein sequence MSSGIIFFGTPEFAVPSLKALISRGEKILLVVTQPDKPKGRGKNLQAPEIKKVALQCGLPLCQPEKMKDDNFIKKLKSLNPEFAIVVAYGKILPKEILEIPKHGCINLHASLLPKYRGAAPIQWALINGEKITGVTTMIIDEGLDTGPILLQKEISINDEDNAETLSEKLSVVGAELIIETIDKMRKGIITPKPQTGEITYAPQLKKDDGKINWNNSARKIFNLVRGTYPWPCAYSFLKDERVKIIKTEVLEGNAAPGLIIKAKNELIVGTQEGLLRILLIQPEGKKIMTAKEFISGRKINEGMDSFS from the coding sequence ATGTCATCTGGAATAATTTTTTTCGGCACTCCAGAGTTTGCAGTTCCTTCGCTCAAAGCTTTGATTTCAAGGGGCGAAAAAATATTGCTTGTTGTAACACAACCTGATAAACCAAAAGGAAGAGGAAAAAATCTTCAGGCACCTGAGATTAAAAAAGTTGCACTACAATGTGGATTACCTCTCTGTCAACCAGAAAAAATGAAGGATGATAATTTTATAAAAAAATTAAAATCGCTAAATCCTGAGTTTGCTATAGTTGTTGCTTATGGTAAGATACTTCCAAAAGAAATTCTTGAGATACCGAAACACGGTTGTATAAATCTTCATGCTTCGCTTTTACCAAAATACAGAGGAGCAGCACCGATTCAATGGGCATTAATAAATGGAGAAAAAATAACAGGTGTAACAACAATGATTATTGATGAAGGACTTGACACAGGTCCCATTCTTTTACAAAAAGAAATTTCTATAAATGATGAAGATAATGCAGAGACTCTTTCTGAAAAGCTCTCTGTAGTTGGGGCAGAATTAATTATTGAGACAATTGATAAAATGAGGAAGGGGATTATTACGCCCAAACCTCAAACTGGTGAGATAACCTATGCACCCCAACTTAAAAAAGATGATGGAAAAATTAACTGGAATAATTCTGCAAGGAAAATCTTTAATCTTGTTAGAGGAACATATCCTTGGCCATGTGCATACAGTTTTTTAAAAGATGAAAGAGTTAAAATAATTAAAACAGAAGTATTAGAAGGCAATGCAGCACCAGGTCTGATTATCAAAGCTAAAAATGAATTAATTGTAGGAACACAAGAAGGGTTACTTAGAATTCTGCTTATTCAGCCAGAAGGAAAAAAAATAATGACAGCAAAAGAATTTATCTCTGGAAGAAAAATAAATGAAGGCATGGACTCATTTTCTTAG
- the def gene encoding peptide deformylase, with the protein MAILEIKKYPDEVLKKKAETISEINGDLQKLIDNMIETMYNANGIGLAAPQVGVLKRLIVVDTSPREQNQSLIVLINPEITDSEGEILSEEGCLSLPGFTTRLKRKERVIVKGLDRNGKEIEIEATGLLARALQHEIDHLDGILLIDKISPLKRELFRKKFKTKK; encoded by the coding sequence ATGGCAATCCTTGAGATAAAAAAATATCCTGATGAAGTATTAAAGAAAAAAGCGGAAACTATCTCTGAGATAAATGGTGACTTACAAAAACTCATTGATAATATGATTGAAACAATGTATAATGCCAATGGCATTGGATTAGCTGCTCCGCAGGTTGGTGTTTTAAAAAGACTTATTGTTGTTGATACATCTCCCAGAGAACAGAACCAATCCCTTATAGTGTTGATTAATCCTGAGATAACAGACTCAGAGGGAGAAATTCTTTCTGAAGAAGGATGCCTAAGTTTGCCAGGCTTTACAACAAGACTTAAAAGAAAAGAAAGAGTTATTGTAAAAGGATTGGATAGGAATGGCAAAGAAATAGAAATAGAAGCAACAGGACTTTTGGCAAGAGCCTTACAGCATGAAATAGACCATCTTGACGGCATTCTTCTCATTGATAAAATAAGCCCACTTAAAAGAGAGCTTTTCAGAAAAAAATTCAAAACAAAGAAATAA
- a CDS encoding MlaD family protein → MFDRKKQLKWASLKVGIVITVTLLIIFFVIVFSGGIQGLFKQRTSLNIYITDVKGLRKGAPVRVAGVDIGAVQEIKLSKEHGTVVKVSIDKDVLNYLKSDAKATVQTIGLLGDKYIEIFPGDSPESFDASKGLYGSPQTEVREIIGVAASTMSKIEGLIQRIDSLITKVDKSEGTIPKLLTDPSLYNNLNSAVSDLKKTVEEIRTGSIGMIARDKEFYQRLSNALKNFEETSNKISSQQGSLGKMINDPSLYETLLKSSQKLDNLLQEIEKSEGTLKLLMNDKTVADDLRQSIKELKELIEEIKKNPKKFFKFSVF, encoded by the coding sequence ATGTTTGACAGAAAAAAACAACTCAAATGGGCATCTTTAAAAGTTGGAATTGTTATAACAGTTACACTGCTCATTATATTTTTTGTAATAGTTTTTTCAGGCGGGATACAGGGACTTTTTAAACAAAGAACTTCGCTCAATATTTACATAACAGATGTCAAAGGACTGCGTAAAGGAGCTCCTGTGAGAGTTGCAGGAGTTGACATTGGAGCAGTCCAAGAAATAAAACTCAGTAAAGAACACGGTACAGTAGTAAAAGTTTCAATAGATAAGGATGTTTTAAACTATTTAAAATCAGATGCAAAGGCAACTGTTCAGACAATAGGTCTGCTTGGTGACAAATATATTGAAATATTTCCTGGTGATTCTCCGGAAAGTTTTGATGCATCAAAAGGTCTATATGGCTCACCTCAAACAGAAGTAAGAGAAATTATAGGAGTTGCAGCTTCTACAATGAGTAAAATTGAAGGCTTGATTCAGAGAATTGATTCATTGATAACAAAAGTGGATAAATCTGAAGGAACCATTCCCAAATTACTTACTGATCCTTCACTTTACAATAATTTAAACTCAGCAGTTTCAGACCTTAAGAAAACAGTAGAAGAAATAAGAACTGGAAGTATTGGAATGATTGCAAGGGATAAAGAATTTTATCAAAGACTCTCAAATGCTTTAAAAAACTTTGAAGAAACTTCAAACAAAATATCTTCACAGCAGGGAAGTCTTGGCAAAATGATAAATGACCCTTCTTTGTATGAAACTTTACTTAAGAGTTCTCAAAAACTTGATAATCTTTTACAAGAAATTGAAAAATCTGAAGGCACACTTAAACTTCTTATGAATGATAAAACTGTGGCGGATGATTTAAGACAAAGCATAAAAGAACTTAAAGAATTAATAGAAGAAATCAAAAAAAATCCAAAAAAATTTTTCAAATTCAGTGTATTTTAG
- a CDS encoding flavodoxin family protein — MKKVLVTYYSRTGNTEKMAKIIAQGLADKGINVDLKRVDEVKIDSLTEYDGYIIGSPNYFGTMAAEVKKFIDESVKYYRKIEGKLVAAFTSTGMIGGGGETVCLDILKAFLIHGCLCLGFTRLGHYGPVSIGKPDERIERELAEMVNKYVEVLNRINNV; from the coding sequence ATGAAAAAAGTTCTTGTTACTTATTATTCAAGAACAGGAAATACAGAGAAAATGGCAAAAATAATTGCTCAGGGGCTTGCGGACAAAGGAATTAATGTTGATTTAAAAAGAGTTGATGAAGTAAAAATTGATAGCCTCACAGAGTATGATGGATATATCATTGGTTCACCTAACTATTTTGGAACAATGGCAGCAGAGGTTAAAAAATTTATTGATGAAAGTGTCAAATACTACAGAAAAATTGAAGGAAAACTGGTCGCAGCTTTTACATCAACTGGAATGATTGGTGGTGGAGGAGAAACAGTATGTCTTGATATTTTAAAAGCATTTTTGATTCATGGATGTCTTTGTCTTGGGTTTACAAGACTCGGTCATTATGGTCCTGTTTCAATCGGGAAACCAGATGAAAGAATTGAAAGAGAATTAGCAGAAATGGTGAATAAGTACGTAGAGGTTTTAAACAGGATAAATAATGTTTGA